A genomic region of Lagenorhynchus albirostris chromosome 18, mLagAlb1.1, whole genome shotgun sequence contains the following coding sequences:
- the ERCC5 gene encoding DNA excision repair protein ERCC-5 isoform X2, with product MGVQGLWKLLECSGRQVNPETLEGKVLAVDISIWLNQALKGVRDRHGNSIENAHLLTLFHRLCKLLFFRIRPIFVFDGDAPLLKKQTLAKRRQRKDLATNDSKKTTEKLLKTFLKRQVIKTALKSKREEALPSLTQVQREDDIYVLPPLQEAEKDSSEEEDEKAWQERMNQKQALQEEFFQNPHAVDIESEDFSSLPPEIKHEILTDMKEFTKRRRTLFEAMPEESNDFSQYQLKGLLKKNYLNQHIESVQKEMNQQHSGQIQRQYEDEGGFLKEVESRRVVSEDTSHYILIKGIQAKKVAEVDSESLPSCSEMHSRSSDMKSSPCEKLEPKEEPDASPPSPRTLLALQAALLGGSSEDELESETRRLCHVTHAPATARAGSVSPLTLLAMQRALDDDDEDVKVRARSDMQTGGAGARKPKPLQSSSDEETEEGPKMRDGEGVPLAAASHAASMNLAEEPVTSADADKERTESAHLPRTVFCQGSDSGVPKEPMSFIPPVKEAFQTNDETALKDGKDPVPLENIVVLPRDAPGLQRGPEWTPTPPTSPSSVSRSGTKVLELQQGLLPPDSKYDTSVLSSHDATESEKNPAPEGTVSLQESSDTLSVPLETISDLGNVASVNAKEHENFLKTIQEHETIESAGQGLISVPASMEPKETGSEESESDGSFIEVQSINSSDELQAELYEACRPPSEQGEEEPVGTETQEATGDPQGLPRDNSEREAVGTEPPEETEKDADDLLNEWQDVDLEELETLESNLLTQQESLKAQKQQQERVAATVTGQMFQESQELLRLFGIPYVEAPMEAEAQCAILDLTDQTSGTITDDSDIWLFGARHVYKNFFNKNKFVEYYQYVDFHNQLGLDRNKLINLAYLLGSDYTEGIPTVGCVTAMEILNEFPGHGLEPLLRFSEWWHGAQKNKKIRPNPYDTKVKKKLRKLQLTPGFPNPAVADAYLKPVVDESKGSFLWGKPDLEKIREYPFRYFGWNRTKTDEFLFPVLKQLNVQQNVFLKVDLLNRSQEYFLRLLIYNTVKFLPEDAAPN from the exons ATATTAGCATTTGGTTAAACCAAGCACTTAAAGGAGTTCGGGATCGCCATGGGAATTCAATAGAAAATGCTCATCTTCTTACTTTGTTCCATCGGCTCTGCAAACTCTTATTTTTTCGAATTCGTCCTATTTTTGTGTTTGATGGGGATGCTCCACTATTGAAGAAACAGACTCTG GCtaaaagaaggcagagaaaggacTTGGCAACCAATGACTCCAAAAAAACTACCGAGaagcttttgaaaacatttttgaaaagacaaGTTATCAAAACTGCCTTAAAAAGCAAAAG GGAGGAAGCACTTCCCAGTCTTACTCAAGTTCAAAGAGAAGATGACATCTATGTTTTGCCACCTTtacaagaggcagagaaagatag TTCAGAAGAGGAGGATGAAAAAGCATGGCAAGAGAGAATGAATCAAAAACAAGCACTACag GAGGAGTTCTTTCAGAATCCTCATGCAGTAGATATTGAGTCTGAAGACTTTAGCAGCCTGCCCCCTGAAATAAAGCATGAAATCTTGACTGATATGAAAGAATTTACCAAGCGAAGAAGAACATTATTTGAAGCAATGCCAGAG gaGTCCAATGACTTTTCACAGTACCAGCTCAAAGGCTTGCTTAAAAAAAACTATCTAAACCAACACATAGAAAGTGTCCAAAAGGAAATGAATCAACAACATTCAGGACAAATCCAAAGGCAATATGAAGATGAAGGAGGCTTTTTGAAGGAGGTAGAGTCAAGGAGGGTGGTCTCTGAAGATACTTCACATTACATCTTGATTAAAG gTATTCAAGCTAAGAAAGTTGCAGAAGTGGATTCAGAGTCTCTTCCTTCATGCAGTGAAATGCACAGCAGGTCTTCTGACATGAAGTCATCTCCGTGTGAAAAGCTGGAGCCAAAGGAAGAGCCTGAcgcctcccctccttccccgaGAACCTTACTGGCCCTGCAGGCGGCCCTGCTGGGCGGCAGCTCAGAAGATGAGCTGGAGAGTGAGACCCGCAGGCTGTGCCATGTGACGCACGCGCCGGCCACCGCACGTGCAGGTTCTGTGTCGCCGCTGACTCTCTTGGCCATGCAGAGAGCTCTCGATGACGATGATGAAGACGTGAAAGTGCGTGCCAGGAGCGACATGCAGACAGGAGGGGCAGGCGCGAGAAAACCAAAACCGCTCCAGAGCAGTTCTGACGAGGAGACTGAGGAAGGACCTAAAATGAGAGATGGTGAAGGAGTGCCGTTGGCAGCAGCGTCTCACGCAGCCAGTATGAACCTCGCAGAGGAGCCTGTAACCAGCGCTGATGCTGACAAAGAGCGGACAGAATCGGCTCACCTACCGAGGACTGTCTTTTGTCAAGGCAGCGACTCTGGCGTTCCAAAAGAGCCGATGTCGTTTATTCCCCCGGTGAAGGAAGCCTTTCAGACAAACGATGAGACTGCACTTAAGGATGGAAAAGATCCAGTTCCTTTGGAAAACATTGTGGTGCTACCCAGGGATGCACCTGGGCTCCAGAGAGGACCAGAGTGGACACCGACACCTCCGACAAGTCCGAGTTCCGTATCAAGGAGTGGAACCAAAGTGCTTGAGCTACAGCAAGGTCTTCTTCCACCAGACAGTAAATATGACACCTCTGTCCTTTCAAGTCATGATGcaacagaatctgaaaaaaacccTGCTCCTGAAGGCACCGTCAGTTTGCAAGAATCGAGTGATACGCTAAGTGTCCCTTTAGAGACAATAAGTGACTTAGGAAATGTGGCATCTGTTAATGCCAAAGAGCATGAGAATTTCTTGAAAACCATCCAAGAACATGAGACCATTGAATCTGCAGGCCAGGGTTTAATTTCAGTTCCAGCGTCCATGGAACCAAAGGAAACAGGCTCTGAAGAAAGTGAATCTGATG GAAGTTTCATTGAAGTGCAGAGTATAAATAGCAGCGATGAACTTCAAGCTGAGTTATATGAAGCTTGCAGACCTCCCTCTGAACAAGGTGAAGAGGAACCAGTAGGAACTGAGACGCAAGAAGCCACAGGTGACCCCCAGGGCCTCCCGAGAGACAACTCTGAGAGGGAGGCCGTGGGCACCGAGCCacctgaagaaactgaaaaagatgcAGATGATTTGCTCAACGAATGGCAAGATGTTGACCTG GAGGAGCTGGAGACGCTGGAGAGCAACCTTTTAACACAGCAGGAGTCACTGAAAGCTCAAAAACAGCAGCAAGAACGGGTCGCGGCTACTGTGACAGGACAGATGTTCCAGGAAAGCCAG GAACTTCTTCGCCTGTTCGGCATCCCCTACGTCGAGGCTCCCATGGAAGCAGAAGCTCAGTGCGCCATCCTGGATCTGACTGATCAAACTTCTGGAACGATCACTGATGACAGTGACATTTGGCTGTTCGGAGCACGGCACGtctataaaaacttttttaataaaaacaagtttGTAGAATATTACCAGTATGTGGACTTTCACAACCAATTAG GATTGGACcggaacaaattaataaatttggcCTATTTGCTTGGAAGTGATTATACGGAAGGAATACCAACTGTAGGTTGTGTTACAGCCATGGAAATTCTCAATGAATTCCCTGGACATGGCCTGGAACCTCTCCTAAGATTCTC CGAGTGGTGGCATGGAGCTCAAAAGAATAAGAAGATAAGACCTAATCCTTATGAcaccaaagtgaaaaaaaagttaCGCAAGTTGCAGCTCACGCCTGGCTTCCCTAACCCGGCCGTGGCAGACGCTTACCTCAAGCCTGTGGTGGATGAGTCCAAGGGGTCTTTTCTGTGGGGCAAACCTGATCTCGAGAAGATTAGAGAATATCCTTTCC GGTATTTTGGCTGG
- the ERCC5 gene encoding DNA excision repair protein ERCC-5 isoform X3 — translation MGVQGLWKLLECSGRQVNPETLEGKVLAVDISIWLNQALKGVRDRHGNSIENAHLLTLFHRLCKLLFFRIRPIFVFDGDAPLLKKQTLAKRRQRKDLATNDSKKTTEKLLKTFLKRQVIKTALKSKREEALPSLTQVQREDDIYVLPPLQEAEKDSSEEEDEKAWQERMNQKQALQEEFFQNPHAVDIESEDFSSLPPEIKHEILTDMKEFTKRRRTLFEAMPEESNDFSQYQLKGLLKKNYLNQHIESVQKEMNQQHSGQIQRQYEDEGGFLKEVESRRVVSEDTSHYILIKGIQAKKVAEVDSESLPSCSEMHSRSSDMKSSPCEKLEPKEEPDASPPSPRTLLALQAALLGGSSEDELESETRRLCHVTHAPATARAGSVSPLTLLAMQRALDDDDEDVKVRARSDMQTGGAGARKPKPLQSSSDEETEEGPKMRDGEGVPLAAASHAASMNLAEEPVTSADADKERTESAHLPRTVFCQGSDSGVPKEPMSFIPPVKEAFQTNDETALKDGKDPVPLENIVVLPRDAPGLQRGPEWTPTPPTSPSSVSRSGTKVLELQQGLLPPDSKYDTSVLSSHDATESEKNPAPEGTVSLQESSDTLSVPLETISDLGNVASVNAKEHENFLKTIQEHETIESAGQGLISVPASMEPKETGSEESESDGSFIEVQSINSSDELQAELYEACRPPSEQGEEEPVGTETQEATGDPQGLPRDNSEREAVGTEPPEETEKDADDLLNEWQDVDLEELETLESNLLTQQESLKAQKQQQERVAATVTGQMFQESQELLRLFGIPYVEAPMEAEAQCAILDLTDQTSGTITDDSDIWLFGARHVYKNFFNKNKFVEYYQYVDFHNQLGLDRNKLINLAYLLGSDYTEGIPTVGCVTAMEILNEFPGHGLEPLLRFSEWWHGAQKNKKIRPNPYDTKVKKKLRKLQLTPGFPNPAVADAYLKPVVDESKGSFLWGKPDLEKIREYPFRYFGWNRTKTDEFLFPVLKQLNVQQVFVCNAVMNIRHVTFLKCNYF, via the exons ATATTAGCATTTGGTTAAACCAAGCACTTAAAGGAGTTCGGGATCGCCATGGGAATTCAATAGAAAATGCTCATCTTCTTACTTTGTTCCATCGGCTCTGCAAACTCTTATTTTTTCGAATTCGTCCTATTTTTGTGTTTGATGGGGATGCTCCACTATTGAAGAAACAGACTCTG GCtaaaagaaggcagagaaaggacTTGGCAACCAATGACTCCAAAAAAACTACCGAGaagcttttgaaaacatttttgaaaagacaaGTTATCAAAACTGCCTTAAAAAGCAAAAG GGAGGAAGCACTTCCCAGTCTTACTCAAGTTCAAAGAGAAGATGACATCTATGTTTTGCCACCTTtacaagaggcagagaaagatag TTCAGAAGAGGAGGATGAAAAAGCATGGCAAGAGAGAATGAATCAAAAACAAGCACTACag GAGGAGTTCTTTCAGAATCCTCATGCAGTAGATATTGAGTCTGAAGACTTTAGCAGCCTGCCCCCTGAAATAAAGCATGAAATCTTGACTGATATGAAAGAATTTACCAAGCGAAGAAGAACATTATTTGAAGCAATGCCAGAG gaGTCCAATGACTTTTCACAGTACCAGCTCAAAGGCTTGCTTAAAAAAAACTATCTAAACCAACACATAGAAAGTGTCCAAAAGGAAATGAATCAACAACATTCAGGACAAATCCAAAGGCAATATGAAGATGAAGGAGGCTTTTTGAAGGAGGTAGAGTCAAGGAGGGTGGTCTCTGAAGATACTTCACATTACATCTTGATTAAAG gTATTCAAGCTAAGAAAGTTGCAGAAGTGGATTCAGAGTCTCTTCCTTCATGCAGTGAAATGCACAGCAGGTCTTCTGACATGAAGTCATCTCCGTGTGAAAAGCTGGAGCCAAAGGAAGAGCCTGAcgcctcccctccttccccgaGAACCTTACTGGCCCTGCAGGCGGCCCTGCTGGGCGGCAGCTCAGAAGATGAGCTGGAGAGTGAGACCCGCAGGCTGTGCCATGTGACGCACGCGCCGGCCACCGCACGTGCAGGTTCTGTGTCGCCGCTGACTCTCTTGGCCATGCAGAGAGCTCTCGATGACGATGATGAAGACGTGAAAGTGCGTGCCAGGAGCGACATGCAGACAGGAGGGGCAGGCGCGAGAAAACCAAAACCGCTCCAGAGCAGTTCTGACGAGGAGACTGAGGAAGGACCTAAAATGAGAGATGGTGAAGGAGTGCCGTTGGCAGCAGCGTCTCACGCAGCCAGTATGAACCTCGCAGAGGAGCCTGTAACCAGCGCTGATGCTGACAAAGAGCGGACAGAATCGGCTCACCTACCGAGGACTGTCTTTTGTCAAGGCAGCGACTCTGGCGTTCCAAAAGAGCCGATGTCGTTTATTCCCCCGGTGAAGGAAGCCTTTCAGACAAACGATGAGACTGCACTTAAGGATGGAAAAGATCCAGTTCCTTTGGAAAACATTGTGGTGCTACCCAGGGATGCACCTGGGCTCCAGAGAGGACCAGAGTGGACACCGACACCTCCGACAAGTCCGAGTTCCGTATCAAGGAGTGGAACCAAAGTGCTTGAGCTACAGCAAGGTCTTCTTCCACCAGACAGTAAATATGACACCTCTGTCCTTTCAAGTCATGATGcaacagaatctgaaaaaaacccTGCTCCTGAAGGCACCGTCAGTTTGCAAGAATCGAGTGATACGCTAAGTGTCCCTTTAGAGACAATAAGTGACTTAGGAAATGTGGCATCTGTTAATGCCAAAGAGCATGAGAATTTCTTGAAAACCATCCAAGAACATGAGACCATTGAATCTGCAGGCCAGGGTTTAATTTCAGTTCCAGCGTCCATGGAACCAAAGGAAACAGGCTCTGAAGAAAGTGAATCTGATG GAAGTTTCATTGAAGTGCAGAGTATAAATAGCAGCGATGAACTTCAAGCTGAGTTATATGAAGCTTGCAGACCTCCCTCTGAACAAGGTGAAGAGGAACCAGTAGGAACTGAGACGCAAGAAGCCACAGGTGACCCCCAGGGCCTCCCGAGAGACAACTCTGAGAGGGAGGCCGTGGGCACCGAGCCacctgaagaaactgaaaaagatgcAGATGATTTGCTCAACGAATGGCAAGATGTTGACCTG GAGGAGCTGGAGACGCTGGAGAGCAACCTTTTAACACAGCAGGAGTCACTGAAAGCTCAAAAACAGCAGCAAGAACGGGTCGCGGCTACTGTGACAGGACAGATGTTCCAGGAAAGCCAG GAACTTCTTCGCCTGTTCGGCATCCCCTACGTCGAGGCTCCCATGGAAGCAGAAGCTCAGTGCGCCATCCTGGATCTGACTGATCAAACTTCTGGAACGATCACTGATGACAGTGACATTTGGCTGTTCGGAGCACGGCACGtctataaaaacttttttaataaaaacaagtttGTAGAATATTACCAGTATGTGGACTTTCACAACCAATTAG GATTGGACcggaacaaattaataaatttggcCTATTTGCTTGGAAGTGATTATACGGAAGGAATACCAACTGTAGGTTGTGTTACAGCCATGGAAATTCTCAATGAATTCCCTGGACATGGCCTGGAACCTCTCCTAAGATTCTC CGAGTGGTGGCATGGAGCTCAAAAGAATAAGAAGATAAGACCTAATCCTTATGAcaccaaagtgaaaaaaaagttaCGCAAGTTGCAGCTCACGCCTGGCTTCCCTAACCCGGCCGTGGCAGACGCTTACCTCAAGCCTGTGGTGGATGAGTCCAAGGGGTCTTTTCTGTGGGGCAAACCTGATCTCGAGAAGATTAGAGAATATCCTTTCC GGTATTTTGGCTGG